In one Vibrio sp. VB16 genomic region, the following are encoded:
- a CDS encoding adenylosuccinate synthase → MGNNVVVLGTQWGDEGKGKIVDLLTEDAKYTVRYQGGHNAGHTLVIDGEKTVLHLIPSGILRDNVKCVIGNGVVLSPDALLEEMKPLEERGIPVRERLFISEACPLILPYHIALDQARELARGKKAIGTTGRGIGPAYEDKVARRGLRVGDLFDKETFAEKLREVMDFHNFQLVHFYKAEAVSYEDVLEQVMGYADLLTSMVIDVTDELDAARKRGDKIMFEGAQGTLLDIDHGTYPYVTSSNTTAGGVAAGTGFGPRHIGYILGIAKAYCTRVGAGPFPTELDDDVGYHLGTKGHEFGATTGRKRRCGWFDAVAMRRAIQINSISGFCLTKLDVLDGLEELKICIGYEMKDGNVLKVSPMAAEAFEEATPIYETMPGWSDNTFGATSLDELPQAALDYIKRIEELTGVPIDIVSTGPDRHETIIRVHPFSV, encoded by the coding sequence ATGGGAAATAATGTAGTCGTTCTAGGCACCCAATGGGGTGACGAAGGTAAAGGAAAAATTGTAGACCTGTTAACAGAAGATGCAAAGTATACCGTTAGATATCAAGGCGGTCACAATGCGGGTCACACTTTAGTCATTGACGGTGAAAAAACCGTTCTCCACCTAATACCATCAGGCATTCTTCGCGATAACGTAAAGTGTGTTATCGGCAATGGTGTCGTATTATCTCCTGATGCACTACTTGAAGAAATGAAACCTCTTGAAGAGCGCGGCATTCCAGTACGTGAACGCCTATTCATTTCTGAAGCTTGTCCACTTATTTTGCCTTATCACATTGCTTTAGACCAAGCGCGCGAACTTGCTCGTGGCAAGAAAGCGATTGGTACTACTGGCCGTGGTATTGGTCCAGCTTATGAAGACAAAGTGGCTCGTCGCGGTCTTCGTGTTGGTGATTTATTCGATAAAGAAACTTTTGCTGAGAAACTAAGAGAAGTGATGGATTTCCATAACTTTCAACTGGTTCATTTTTACAAAGCAGAAGCTGTCAGTTATGAAGACGTACTAGAGCAAGTGATGGGTTATGCTGACTTGCTTACTTCGATGGTTATTGATGTAACGGATGAACTTGACGCCGCTCGTAAACGTGGTGATAAAATCATGTTTGAAGGCGCACAAGGCACGCTTCTAGATATCGATCATGGTACTTATCCTTATGTCACCTCTTCAAATACAACGGCTGGCGGTGTTGCTGCTGGTACTGGTTTTGGTCCTCGTCATATTGGCTACATTCTCGGTATCGCGAAAGCATATTGTACCCGTGTAGGCGCTGGTCCTTTCCCGACAGAACTTGATGATGATGTTGGTTACCACTTAGGGACTAAAGGCCATGAGTTTGGTGCAACGACTGGACGTAAACGTCGTTGTGGTTGGTTTGATGCCGTTGCAATGCGTCGTGCTATCCAAATCAACTCTATCTCTGGTTTCTGCCTGACTAAACTTGATGTTCTTGATGGATTAGAAGAACTTAAGATATGCATTGGCTACGAAATGAAAGATGGTAATGTGCTAAAAGTTTCTCCGATGGCCGCTGAAGCTTTCGAAGAAGCGACGCCTATCTATGAAACAATGCCAGGTTGGAGCGATAATACATTTGGTGCTACGTCATTAGATGAACTGCCTCAAGCTG
- a CDS encoding ChaN family lipoprotein: protein MRRIFFLLVPFLTVGCVQKQTQYAYDLSNMYDYQLTRSGVPISLRTFVDDIATADVVLVGEWHSHSGVHHFQADLLQALNAENTAFVLAMEQFSRDKQSIIDDYLKGNIGEQALIKQGDAWSNYPSDYRPLIEYAKNNAVPVIAANAPNDIVRCINKEGLGYLNKLPDEERSFVAQEIETDDSPYKKKFIATMHHGTEAQINTLFAAQITRDETMGESIVTILNKYPNHKVILTAGKFHTEGGLGVGASVHKLAPERKIVVVDPVSIIATDSVDKYQLNVLPNPPLYVPGEKYDPSFHFIGKKNEQLNCD from the coding sequence ATGCGAAGAATCTTCTTTTTGTTGGTGCCGTTCCTAACCGTTGGTTGCGTGCAAAAACAGACGCAATATGCTTACGACCTCTCTAATATGTACGACTACCAACTCACTCGGTCTGGTGTTCCTATTTCCCTTCGCACTTTTGTAGATGACATAGCGACGGCGGATGTGGTTTTAGTTGGAGAGTGGCATTCTCATTCTGGTGTTCATCACTTTCAAGCGGATTTATTACAAGCACTTAATGCTGAAAATACTGCTTTTGTTTTGGCTATGGAACAGTTCTCACGAGATAAACAGTCAATAATTGATGATTACCTAAAAGGGAATATTGGTGAACAAGCTCTTATTAAACAGGGAGATGCTTGGTCTAATTACCCAAGTGATTATCGACCGCTTATAGAGTATGCAAAAAACAATGCAGTACCTGTTATTGCAGCTAATGCACCGAATGATATTGTTCGGTGTATAAATAAAGAAGGGTTAGGCTACCTAAATAAATTACCGGATGAAGAGAGATCATTTGTTGCGCAGGAAATTGAGACGGATGATAGCCCATATAAGAAGAAGTTTATCGCCACCATGCATCATGGAACAGAAGCACAAATAAACACTCTTTTTGCCGCTCAAATAACGCGTGATGAAACCATGGGGGAAAGCATAGTCACAATATTGAATAAATACCCAAACCATAAAGTGATTCTAACGGCGGGAAAATTTCACACCGAAGGCGGTTTAGGTGTTGGTGCATCGGTACATAAACTCGCTCCAGAACGAAAGATTGTGGTGGTTGACCCGGTATCTATAATCGCAACTGATAGTGTTGATAAATATCAACTTAATGTCCTTCCTAATCCGCCTTTATATGTCCCAGGCGAAAAGTACGACCCGAGTTTTCATTTCATAGGGAAGAAAAATGAGCAGTTGAATTGTGATTAA
- the tuf gene encoding elongation factor Tu, translating into MSKEKFERTKPHVNVGTIGHVDHGKTTLTAAICTTLSKVYGGEAKDFASIDNAPEERERGITIATSHVEYDTPARHYAHVDCPGHADYVKNMITGAAQMDGGILVVAATDGPMPQTREHILLGRQVGIPYIIVFMNKCDMVDDEELLELVEMEVRELLSEYEYPGDDLPVIQGSALGALNGEKEWEDKIIELAEALDNYIPMPERAVDLPFLLPIEDVFSIQGRGTVVTGRIERGILKVGDEVVIVGIKETTTTTCTGVEMFRKLLDEGRAGENVGALLRGTKREDVERGQVLAAPNSITPHTKFESEVYVLSKDEGGRHTPFFKGYRPQFYFRTTDVTGDITLPEGVEMVMPGDNIQMTVELIAPIAMDDGLRFAIREGGRTVGAGVVAKIFE; encoded by the coding sequence GTGTCTAAAGAAAAATTTGAACGTACGAAACCGCACGTAAACGTTGGTACTATTGGCCACGTTGACCACGGTAAAACAACTCTAACTGCTGCAATCTGTACTACTCTTTCAAAAGTGTACGGCGGTGAAGCGAAAGACTTCGCATCAATCGATAACGCTCCAGAAGAGCGTGAGCGCGGTATCACTATTGCAACGTCTCACGTTGAGTACGATACACCAGCACGTCACTACGCACACGTAGATTGCCCAGGACACGCCGATTATGTTAAAAACATGATCACTGGTGCTGCGCAAATGGACGGCGGTATCCTAGTAGTAGCTGCGACAGATGGCCCTATGCCACAAACTCGTGAGCACATCCTACTTGGACGTCAGGTTGGTATCCCTTACATCATCGTATTCATGAACAAATGTGACATGGTTGATGATGAAGAACTACTAGAACTAGTAGAGATGGAAGTTCGTGAACTTCTTTCTGAATACGAATACCCAGGTGACGATCTTCCAGTAATCCAAGGTTCAGCTCTAGGCGCACTTAACGGTGAGAAAGAGTGGGAAGATAAGATCATTGAGCTAGCAGAAGCGCTAGACAACTATATCCCAATGCCAGAGCGTGCAGTGGATCTACCGTTCCTACTACCAATTGAAGATGTATTCTCAATTCAAGGTCGTGGTACAGTAGTAACGGGTCGTATCGAACGTGGTATCCTAAAAGTTGGTGACGAAGTTGTTATCGTTGGTATCAAAGAGACAACTACTACGACTTGTACTGGTGTTGAAATGTTCCGTAAACTGCTTGACGAAGGTCGTGCAGGCGAGAACGTTGGTGCTTTACTACGTGGTACAAAACGTGAAGACGTAGAGCGCGGTCAAGTATTGGCGGCTCCAAATTCAATCACTCCTCATACGAAGTTTGAATCAGAAGTTTACGTTCTTTCTAAAGATGAAGGTGGTCGTCATACTCCATTCTTCAAAGGTTACCGCCCACAGTTTTACTTCCGTACAACGGACGTAACAGGCGACATCACTTTGCCGGAAGGTGTAGAGATGGTAATGCCAGGTGACAACATCCAAATGACGGTTGAGCTAATTGCTCCAATCGCAATGGATGACGGTCTACGCTTCGCGATTCGTGAAGGTGGTCGTACTGTTGGTGCTGGTGTTGTTGCTAAAATCTTCGAATAA
- the fusA gene encoding elongation factor G, whose amino-acid sequence MARKTPIERYRNIGIVAHVDAGKTTTSERILFYTGLSHKIGEVHDGAATMDWMEQEQERGITITSAATTTFWRGMEAQFDEHRINIIDTPGHVDFTIEVERSLRVLDGAVVVFCGASGVEPQSETVWRQADKYHVPRLVFVNKMDRTGADFLRVIDQIKDRLGANPVPIQLNIGAEDEFKGVVDLIKMKAINWNEADQGMTFTYEDIPADMQEMAEEYRTELVEAAAEANEELMDKYLEEGELTEAEIKQGLRTRTLNNEIVLATCGSAFKNKGVQAVLDAVVDFLPSPVDVPAIKGIDENENEIERHADDSEPFSALAFKIATDPFVGTLTFIRVYSGVVESGKMAYNSVKQQRERLGRIVQMHSNKREEVKEVRAGDIAAIIGLKDVTTGETLCDQNHKIVLERMEFPEPVIQIVVEPRSQADQEKMTNALGKLAAEDPSFRVDMDDETGQTLISGMGELHLDIIVDRMKREFNVNCNVGNPQVAYRETIRGTAKAEGKFIREHGGKGQYGHVWLKLEPSEVGEGFVFVNEIANDTVPKEFIGSVAKGVEEQMNNGVLAGYPVLDIKATLFNGSYHEVDSSEMAFVIAASMAFRAGALEAQPVLLEPMMKVEVTTPEDWMGDVVGDINRRRGIIEGMDEGTAGLKIIRAQVPLSVMFGYATDLRSATQGRASYSMEFSEYAEVPKNVANAIIAERG is encoded by the coding sequence GTGGCTCGTAAAACTCCGATTGAGCGCTACCGCAATATTGGTATTGTTGCTCACGTTGATGCAGGCAAAACAACGACCAGTGAACGTATTCTGTTCTATACAGGCCTATCTCATAAAATCGGCGAAGTGCACGATGGTGCTGCAACCATGGATTGGATGGAGCAGGAGCAAGAACGAGGTATTACTATTACTTCGGCTGCTACTACGACATTCTGGCGTGGTATGGAAGCACAATTTGACGAACACCGCATTAATATCATCGACACCCCTGGGCACGTAGATTTTACTATCGAAGTAGAACGCTCTTTACGCGTACTTGATGGTGCCGTGGTTGTATTCTGTGGCGCGTCTGGTGTTGAACCACAATCCGAAACAGTTTGGCGTCAAGCTGATAAGTATCATGTGCCTCGCTTGGTATTTGTGAATAAGATGGACCGTACAGGTGCTGACTTCTTACGAGTGATTGATCAGATTAAAGATCGTCTTGGTGCAAACCCAGTTCCAATCCAATTAAACATTGGTGCAGAAGATGAGTTTAAAGGTGTCGTTGACCTTATCAAGATGAAAGCCATTAACTGGAATGAAGCCGATCAAGGCATGACCTTCACTTATGAAGACATTCCAGCTGACATGCAAGAAATGGCGGAAGAATACCGAACAGAACTCGTTGAAGCTGCGGCTGAAGCAAACGAAGAGTTGATGGATAAGTACCTTGAAGAAGGTGAGCTAACAGAAGCGGAAATCAAACAAGGTCTCCGTACTCGTACTCTTAACAATGAAATCGTGCTTGCTACTTGTGGTAGTGCTTTTAAAAACAAAGGTGTGCAAGCCGTTCTTGATGCTGTTGTTGATTTCCTTCCTTCTCCCGTTGATGTGCCTGCAATTAAAGGCATCGATGAAAACGAGAATGAAATAGAACGTCATGCTGATGACAGTGAACCGTTTTCAGCGTTAGCGTTTAAAATTGCAACGGACCCATTTGTGGGTACGTTAACTTTTATTCGTGTTTATTCTGGTGTTGTTGAAAGCGGTAAAATGGCCTATAACTCAGTTAAGCAGCAGCGTGAACGTTTAGGGCGCATTGTTCAAATGCACTCAAATAAGCGTGAAGAAGTAAAAGAAGTGCGAGCAGGTGATATTGCGGCTATTATTGGCTTAAAAGATGTCACTACGGGTGAAACACTGTGTGATCAGAACCATAAAATTGTTCTAGAACGCATGGAATTCCCAGAACCAGTTATTCAGATCGTTGTAGAGCCACGCTCTCAAGCTGATCAAGAAAAAATGACGAACGCGTTAGGAAAGCTAGCGGCAGAAGACCCATCGTTCCGTGTTGACATGGATGACGAAACTGGCCAGACACTGATTTCTGGTATGGGTGAACTACACTTAGATATCATCGTTGATCGTATGAAGCGTGAGTTTAACGTTAATTGCAACGTTGGTAATCCGCAAGTTGCTTACCGTGAAACTATTCGCGGTACAGCGAAAGCGGAAGGTAAATTTATCCGCGAGCATGGTGGTAAAGGGCAGTACGGTCACGTATGGCTGAAACTAGAGCCATCAGAAGTTGGCGAAGGTTTTGTCTTCGTTAACGAAATTGCTAATGATACGGTACCAAAAGAGTTTATTGGCTCTGTCGCGAAAGGCGTTGAAGAGCAGATGAATAATGGTGTACTTGCAGGATATCCAGTGCTGGATATCAAAGCTACATTGTTCAATGGTTCTTATCATGAAGTAGATTCAAGTGAGATGGCGTTTGTAATCGCTGCCTCCATGGCTTTTAGAGCAGGTGCATTAGAAGCGCAACCAGTTCTGCTTGAGCCTATGATGAAAGTTGAAGTAACGACTCCAGAAGACTGGATGGGTGATGTTGTTGGCGATATTAATCGTCGTCGCGGTATCATTGAAGGTATGGACGAGGGAACAGCTGGCCTGAAGATAATTCGTGCACAAGTTCCGTTGTCTGTCATGTTCGGTTACGCAACTGATTTACGTTCTGCGACACAAGGGCGTGCTTCTTACTCTATGGAGTTTAGTGAGTACGCTGAAGTGCCAAAAAATGTTGCAAATGCAATCATTGCAGAGCGTGGTTAA
- the rpsG gene encoding 30S ribosomal protein S7: MPRRRVISQRKILPDPKFKSEMLAKFVNILMVDGKKSTAEKIVYTALEVMAEKSGKDHLAVFDEALENVRPTVEVKSRRVGGSTYQVPVEVRPVRRNALAMRWLVEAARKRGEKSMAYRLAAEMLDASENKGTAVKKREDVHRMADANKAFAHYRW; encoded by the coding sequence ATGCCACGTCGTCGCGTAATTAGTCAGCGTAAGATCCTTCCAGATCCTAAATTTAAATCTGAAATGCTGGCAAAATTCGTCAATATCCTTATGGTTGACGGAAAAAAATCTACTGCAGAAAAAATTGTTTATACTGCACTAGAAGTTATGGCTGAGAAATCTGGTAAAGATCACTTAGCTGTATTTGATGAAGCTCTTGAAAATGTTCGTCCAACGGTAGAAGTTAAATCTCGCCGTGTGGGTGGTTCAACTTACCAAGTCCCTGTAGAAGTTCGTCCGGTTCGCCGTAACGCACTTGCTATGCGTTGGTTGGTTGAAGCTGCGCGTAAGCGTGGTGAAAAATCTATGGCTTACCGTCTAGCTGCTGAAATGCTAGATGCGTCAGAGAACAAAGGTACTGCTGTTAAGAAACGTGAAGACGTTCACCGTATGGCAGATGCGAACAAAGCGTTCGCTCATTACCGCTGGTAA
- the rpsL gene encoding 30S ribosomal protein S12, which translates to MATINQLVRKPRAKQVVKSNVPALEACPQKRGVCTRVYTTTPKKPNSALRKVCRVRLTNGFEVTSYIGGEGHNLQEHSVVLIRGGRVKDLPGVRYHTVRGALDCAGVNDRKKGRSKYGVKRPKS; encoded by the coding sequence ATGGCAACTATTAACCAGTTGGTACGTAAGCCTCGTGCAAAGCAAGTTGTTAAAAGCAACGTGCCAGCACTAGAAGCGTGCCCACAAAAACGTGGTGTATGTACTCGTGTATATACTACTACACCTAAAAAACCTAACTCAGCGCTTCGTAAAGTTTGTCGTGTGCGTTTGACAAATGGTTTCGAAGTAACTTCGTACATCGGTGGTGAAGGTCACAACCTTCAGGAGCACTCAGTTGTTCTAATCCGTGGCGGTCGTGTTAAAGACCTTCCAGGTGTACGTTACCACACAGTACGTGGTGCACTTGACTGTGCAGGCGTAAATGACCGTAAGAAAGGTCGTTCTAAGTACGGTGTGAAACGACCTAAGTCTTAA
- the tusB gene encoding sulfurtransferase complex subunit TusB, translating into MLHIVKHYRSLAEAIANTLKDDDLLLVEDAVYAAIKGHKANTYLVAATSAPYCLIADLEARGVILDSTQKTVDFVGFVALTEKHSASITWE; encoded by the coding sequence ATGTTGCATATTGTTAAGCATTATCGCTCGTTAGCCGAGGCCATCGCTAATACATTGAAAGATGATGACCTGCTTTTGGTTGAAGACGCAGTATATGCCGCGATAAAGGGGCACAAAGCCAATACCTATCTTGTCGCCGCCACTAGCGCGCCTTATTGCCTTATCGCTGACTTAGAAGCTAGAGGTGTAATACTCGATAGCACCCAAAAAACGGTCGATTTCGTTGGGTTTGTGGCGCTGACAGAGAAGCATTCCGCTTCTATTACATGGGAATGA
- the tusC gene encoding sulfurtransferase complex subunit TusC has translation MKKIGFVFRSHPHSSAKGREGLDALLAASAYSENIAVFFIGDGVTQLMTNQNTASIYSRDYVPAFKLMDLYDIEEIYVCSDSLKANGMAEAMLALADVVRLNTDDLAKQLHRCNKLLTF, from the coding sequence TTGAAGAAGATTGGATTTGTCTTCCGCTCTCATCCTCATTCTTCGGCAAAAGGGCGTGAAGGATTAGACGCATTATTAGCGGCCTCTGCTTACAGTGAAAATATCGCGGTGTTTTTTATTGGCGATGGCGTCACTCAATTAATGACAAATCAAAATACAGCTTCTATTTATTCTAGAGATTATGTGCCAGCGTTTAAACTTATGGACCTTTATGACATCGAAGAGATATACGTTTGTTCTGACTCTCTGAAAGCGAACGGTATGGCCGAAGCAATGTTGGCTTTAGCTGATGTCGTCCGATTAAACACAGATGACCTTGCGAAGCAGTTACACCGTTGCAATAAGCTGCTTACTTTCTAA
- the tusD gene encoding sulfurtransferase complex subunit TusD — translation MSLGYTLVVNGSVYGSQSARNAYAFANAVLEKGHILVSVFFYQEGVTNGSKLVVPANDEFDLTVAWQKLAIKHNVRLETCVAASLRRGVLSQEEATQHKRETFNLTNGFEQAGLGSLAEALLTQDRVVQF, via the coding sequence GTGAGTTTAGGTTACACCCTTGTTGTTAACGGTAGTGTATATGGCTCTCAGTCGGCAAGAAATGCATATGCGTTTGCTAATGCGGTGCTTGAGAAAGGTCATATACTCGTCTCCGTATTTTTCTATCAAGAAGGGGTAACCAATGGTTCTAAACTGGTGGTGCCTGCCAACGATGAGTTTGACTTAACGGTAGCTTGGCAAAAACTGGCTATTAAACATAATGTCCGTTTGGAAACATGTGTCGCAGCTTCGCTGCGCCGTGGGGTATTGAGCCAAGAAGAAGCCACTCAACACAAACGCGAAACGTTTAATCTGACTAATGGTTTTGAACAAGCCGGTTTGGGCAGTTTAGCTGAAGCATTATTGACACAAGACAGAGTGGTGCAATTTTGA